Proteins from one Triticum aestivum cultivar Chinese Spring chromosome 7A, IWGSC CS RefSeq v2.1, whole genome shotgun sequence genomic window:
- the LOC123148529 gene encoding putative acyl-activating enzyme 19 isoform X1, producing the protein MAAAAAAEEPCCISHAFDRAARRDPARLAVVHAGDGGRRFACGDLLCAVSSLSRRIAAALPRPSTDHPGDDESPGCSDRYRGGAGATPRVVGVYASPSVEYVAAVLAVLRCGEAFLPLDPSWPEDRVRSAVSASNAALLVSAGVSHEDDVLKGCSCPVLRFDGDIRHGFDGVEAGVGGDELFWPCERERLRDFCYVMFTSGSTGRPKGVCGTEKGLLNRFLWMQRWNPLCSDDVLLFKTSVSFVDHLQEFLSAVLTSTTLVILPNNWRANPASLANLIKAYRISRVTIVPSLMEIILPTLEKNISYGYNSLKILVFSGEILSLVLWKRVREILPETTIINLYGTTEVSGDCTFFDCKDLPGILEREEITSVPIGFPIANCEVFLVTHAGIADEGEICVSGACLFNGYLAELLRSNHTEGSESSTYYKTGDYARRLKAGELVFLGRKDRSVKIYGQRFSLEEVESTLKEHPAVSDAALTFQSKGSPDYKAYLVFKNKDGIVKDSLQYREVNSSQDIMASIRSWLIKKVLPAMIPSFFLHVKSLPLTSSGKVDYVKLSSLECASEPCGIEQIKSGSGPVNPYLQVIKKAFCDALLVDEVSEFDDFFTLGGNSISAAHAAHKLEIDMRLLYIYPTPSKLLHALVVEHSNLVSPTDEPQPKKGLNVSTSIHGLFDLSAANADDSYHGGKARINGKRAHYQIAESYGDETDGQLNKYPFSPDDRYQVNDLYLDTCLKDRNSVMGSQWILNFCLHKKWTIGRCNRFMHDDEGKLQLEDVCPHVSYNKIGYLKELWNIPLDSCVDASPLLVLNNGMINIFIGSHSHLFLCIDGCNGSVRWSVKLEGRVECSAAITGDFSEVVVGCYKGKIYFHDMLTGKLSWTVQTDGEVKMQPVVDRTRNLIWCGSYDHHLYALNYKDRCCAYKVSCGGSIYGSPAVDMAHDRIYVACTSGLVTAISLEVPSFRIVWQYEAGAAIFSSLAIDHQSGNVVCCLVNGLVITLNSHGTVVWKATVGGPIFAGACVSSALPSQVLIPSRDGSLYSFDITSGDLLWSYDVGDPITASAFVDEVLSSTPSGALERFACICTSSGKVRVLGISANAAQEKDGYSVQEFAAMDLPGDIFSSPLMVGGRIFVGCRDDRLHCLSITSQP; encoded by the exons atggcggcggcggcggcagcggaggagcCGTGCTGCATCTCCCACGCCTTCGACCGCGCCGCGCGCCGGGACCCCGCCCGGCTCGCCGTCGTCCACGCAGGCGACGGCGGGCGCCGCTTCGCCTGCGGCGACCTCCTCTGCGCCGTCTCCTCGCTCTCCCGCCGCATAGCCGCCGCGCTTCCTCGCCCTTCCACCGACCATCCCGGCGACGACGAGTCCCCAG GCTGCTCGGATCGATACAGGGGAGGCGCCGGCGCGACGCCTAGGGTGGTGGGGGTGTACGCCTCGCCGTCGGTGGAGTACGTTGCTGCCGTCCTCGCCGTGCTCAGGTGCGGGGAGGCGTTCCTGCCGCTGGACCCCTCGTGGCCGGAGGACAGGGTCCGGTCAGCTGTCTCTGCCTCTAATGCGGCACTACTCGTATCGGCAGGTGTTTCGCATGAAGACGATGTTCTTAAGGGCTGCTCTTGCCCTGTTCTGCGATTCGACGGCGACATCCGGCACGGGTTTGATGGTGTAGAGGCTGGGGTAGGTGGAGATGAGCTTTTTTGGCCGTGCGAGCGCGAGAGGCTGCGGGACTTCTGCTATGTGATGTTCACTTCCGGTTCTACTGGAAGACCCAAAGGTGTTTGTGGAACGGAGAAAG GTCTTCTGAATCGCTTTTTGTGGATGCAAAGATGGAATCCTTTATGTTCAGACGATGTGTTGTTGTTTAAGACATCTGTCAGCTTTGTTGACCATCTTCAGGAGTTTCTTTCTGCTGTATTGACTAGCACAACACTTGTCATTCTCCCCAATAATTGGAGAGCCAATCCAGCATCATTGGCCAACTTGATTAAG GCATATCGTATATCAAGGGTGACTATAGTTCCGTCGCTGATGGAGATAATACTACCTACCCTGGAGAAAAATATTTCATATGGATATAACTCTCTTAAGATCTTGGTATTTAGTGGGGAGATTCTGTCCTTAGTGCTGTGGAAGAGAGTTCGTGAAATTCTGCCAGAGACTACTATCATAAATTTGTATGGAACAACAGAG GTTTCTGGTGATTGTACATTCTTTGATTGCAAAGATCTGCCTGGAATTTTAGAGCGTGAAGAAATAACCAGTGTACCGATTGGATTTCCTATTGCAAATTGTGAAGTTTTTCTTGTGACACATGCTGGGATAGCAGATGAAGGTGAAATTTGTGTCAGTGGAGCATGTTTATTCAATGGTTATTTAGCTGAGCTTCTGAGGAGTAATCACACTGAAGGCAGTGAAAGTTCAACATACTACAAAACGGGTGACTATGCTCGACGGCTGAAGGCTGGTGAACTTGTTTTCCTTGGGAGAAAGGACCGTTCTGTAAAAATTTATGGGCAGCGTTTTTCACTAGAAGAGGTAGAATCCACCTTAAAGGAACATCCTGCTGTCAGTGATGCTGCACTTACTTTCCAAAGTAAAGGGTCTCCAGATTATAAGGCATACCTGGTGTTTAAGAATAAGGATGGAATTGTGAAAGACAGCCTGCAGTATAGAGAAGTAAATTCTTCTCAGGATATCATGGCATCAATTCGAAGTTGGCTCATCAAGAAGGTTCTACCAGCTATGATTCCAAGCTTCTTTCTCCACGTGAAGTCCTTACCTTTGACTTCTTCAGGAAAGGTTGACTATGTCAAGTTATCAAGTTTGGAGTGTGCATCGGAACCATGTGGAATTGAGCAAATTAAGTCTGGAAGTGGTCCAGTTAATCCATATTTACAAGTTATTAAAAAG GCATTTTGTGACGCCCTGCTTGTTGATGAAGTTTCCGAGTTTGATGATTTTTTCACCTTGGGTGGTAACTCAATTTCTGCCGCCCATGCAGCCCACAAGTTGGAGATTGACATGCGACTGCTTTATATCTATCCAACCCCTTCTAAGCTTTTGCACGCTTTAGTTGTGGAGCATAGTAATTTGGTTTCTCCTACTGATGAGCCTCAGCCTAAGAAGGGCCTGAACGTATCTACAAGCATACATGGACTATTTGACCTGAGTGCTGCAAATGCGGATGATAGTTATCATGGAGGCAAAGCACGGATAAATGGAAAGCGTGCACATTATCAAATTGCAGAGAGTTATGGAGATGAAACAGATGGCCAGCTTAACAAATATCCATTCTCTCCTGATGATAGATACCAGGTAAACGACCTCTACTTGGATACATGCTTGAAGGACAGAAACAGTGTCATGGGGAGTCAGTGGATCCTGAACTTCTGTTTACACAAGAAGTGGACTATTGGGCGTTGCAACAGATTTATGCATGACGATGAAGGGAAGCTGCAACTTGAAGATGTTTGCCCACATGTTTCATACAACAAAATAGGTTATCTTAAGGAACTTTGGAACATTCCTTTGGATTCATGTGTTGATGCCTCACCTTTGCTTGTCCTGAACAATGGGATGATAAACATATTTATTGGGTCCCATTCACATTTATTTCTCTGCATCGATGGTTGCAA TGGTTCAGTGAGGTGGAGTGTCAAATTGGAAGGACGTGTGGAGTGTTCTGCTGCTATTACTGGTGATTTTTCAGAG GTTGTGGTCGGATGTTATAAAGGGAAAATTTACTTTCATGATATGTTGACTGGTAAACTATCTTGGACAGTTCAAACAGATGGAGAG GTAAAAATGCAACCAGTTGTTGACAGGACAAGGAATTTAATATG GTGTGGCTCTTATGATCATCATTTATATGCACTAAATTACAAAGATCGTTGCTGTGCTTACAAAGTATCTTGTGGTGGAAGCATCTATGGTTCTCCTGCTGTGGACATG GCACACGACAGGATCTATGTTGCATGTACGAGTGGCCTTGTGACTGCAATATCCCTTGAG GTTCCATCATTCAGAATAGTTTGGCAATATGAAGCTGGGGCAGCAATTTTCAGTTCTCTTGCCATCGATCATCAAAGTGGAAATG TTGTTTGTTGCTTGGTGAACGGTCTGGTGATCACATTGAACTCACATGGCACTGTTGTCTGGAAG GCAACTGTTGGTGGTCCTATTTTTGCTGGTGCATGTGTGTCATCTGCCCTTCCTTCTCAG GTCCTGATACCTTCCCGTGATGGAAGCTTATACTCTTTTGATATT ACATCTGGCGATCTTCTTTGGTCATATGACGTCGGCGACCCAATTACTGCATCTGCTTTTGTTGATGAAGTGTTATCATCAACGCCATCTGGAGCATTAGAGAG ATTTGCTTGTATCTGCACAAGTTCTGGGAAGGTCCGTGTCCTTGGGATTAGTGCTAATGCTGCGCAGGAGAAAGATGGTTACTCTGTGCAAGAGTTTGCAGCCATGGATCTTCCTGGGGACATCTTCTCGTCACCCTTGATGGTGGGTGGGCGCATCTTTGTTGGCTGCAGAGATGATCGGCTACATTGTCTCTCAATCACCTCACAACCATAA
- the LOC123148529 gene encoding putative acyl-activating enzyme 19 isoform X2 has translation MFTSGSTGRPKGVCGTEKGLLNRFLWMQRWNPLCSDDVLLFKTSVSFVDHLQEFLSAVLTSTTLVILPNNWRANPASLANLIKAYRISRVTIVPSLMEIILPTLEKNISYGYNSLKILVFSGEILSLVLWKRVREILPETTIINLYGTTEVSGDCTFFDCKDLPGILEREEITSVPIGFPIANCEVFLVTHAGIADEGEICVSGACLFNGYLAELLRSNHTEGSESSTYYKTGDYARRLKAGELVFLGRKDRSVKIYGQRFSLEEVESTLKEHPAVSDAALTFQSKGSPDYKAYLVFKNKDGIVKDSLQYREVNSSQDIMASIRSWLIKKVLPAMIPSFFLHVKSLPLTSSGKVDYVKLSSLECASEPCGIEQIKSGSGPVNPYLQVIKKAFCDALLVDEVSEFDDFFTLGGNSISAAHAAHKLEIDMRLLYIYPTPSKLLHALVVEHSNLVSPTDEPQPKKGLNVSTSIHGLFDLSAANADDSYHGGKARINGKRAHYQIAESYGDETDGQLNKYPFSPDDRYQVNDLYLDTCLKDRNSVMGSQWILNFCLHKKWTIGRCNRFMHDDEGKLQLEDVCPHVSYNKIGYLKELWNIPLDSCVDASPLLVLNNGMINIFIGSHSHLFLCIDGCNGSVRWSVKLEGRVECSAAITGDFSEVVVGCYKGKIYFHDMLTGKLSWTVQTDGEVKMQPVVDRTRNLIWCGSYDHHLYALNYKDRCCAYKVSCGGSIYGSPAVDMAHDRIYVACTSGLVTAISLEVPSFRIVWQYEAGAAIFSSLAIDHQSGNVVCCLVNGLVITLNSHGTVVWKATVGGPIFAGACVSSALPSQVLIPSRDGSLYSFDITSGDLLWSYDVGDPITASAFVDEVLSSTPSGALERFACICTSSGKVRVLGISANAAQEKDGYSVQEFAAMDLPGDIFSSPLMVGGRIFVGCRDDRLHCLSITSQP, from the exons ATGTTCACTTCCGGTTCTACTGGAAGACCCAAAGGTGTTTGTGGAACGGAGAAAG GTCTTCTGAATCGCTTTTTGTGGATGCAAAGATGGAATCCTTTATGTTCAGACGATGTGTTGTTGTTTAAGACATCTGTCAGCTTTGTTGACCATCTTCAGGAGTTTCTTTCTGCTGTATTGACTAGCACAACACTTGTCATTCTCCCCAATAATTGGAGAGCCAATCCAGCATCATTGGCCAACTTGATTAAG GCATATCGTATATCAAGGGTGACTATAGTTCCGTCGCTGATGGAGATAATACTACCTACCCTGGAGAAAAATATTTCATATGGATATAACTCTCTTAAGATCTTGGTATTTAGTGGGGAGATTCTGTCCTTAGTGCTGTGGAAGAGAGTTCGTGAAATTCTGCCAGAGACTACTATCATAAATTTGTATGGAACAACAGAG GTTTCTGGTGATTGTACATTCTTTGATTGCAAAGATCTGCCTGGAATTTTAGAGCGTGAAGAAATAACCAGTGTACCGATTGGATTTCCTATTGCAAATTGTGAAGTTTTTCTTGTGACACATGCTGGGATAGCAGATGAAGGTGAAATTTGTGTCAGTGGAGCATGTTTATTCAATGGTTATTTAGCTGAGCTTCTGAGGAGTAATCACACTGAAGGCAGTGAAAGTTCAACATACTACAAAACGGGTGACTATGCTCGACGGCTGAAGGCTGGTGAACTTGTTTTCCTTGGGAGAAAGGACCGTTCTGTAAAAATTTATGGGCAGCGTTTTTCACTAGAAGAGGTAGAATCCACCTTAAAGGAACATCCTGCTGTCAGTGATGCTGCACTTACTTTCCAAAGTAAAGGGTCTCCAGATTATAAGGCATACCTGGTGTTTAAGAATAAGGATGGAATTGTGAAAGACAGCCTGCAGTATAGAGAAGTAAATTCTTCTCAGGATATCATGGCATCAATTCGAAGTTGGCTCATCAAGAAGGTTCTACCAGCTATGATTCCAAGCTTCTTTCTCCACGTGAAGTCCTTACCTTTGACTTCTTCAGGAAAGGTTGACTATGTCAAGTTATCAAGTTTGGAGTGTGCATCGGAACCATGTGGAATTGAGCAAATTAAGTCTGGAAGTGGTCCAGTTAATCCATATTTACAAGTTATTAAAAAG GCATTTTGTGACGCCCTGCTTGTTGATGAAGTTTCCGAGTTTGATGATTTTTTCACCTTGGGTGGTAACTCAATTTCTGCCGCCCATGCAGCCCACAAGTTGGAGATTGACATGCGACTGCTTTATATCTATCCAACCCCTTCTAAGCTTTTGCACGCTTTAGTTGTGGAGCATAGTAATTTGGTTTCTCCTACTGATGAGCCTCAGCCTAAGAAGGGCCTGAACGTATCTACAAGCATACATGGACTATTTGACCTGAGTGCTGCAAATGCGGATGATAGTTATCATGGAGGCAAAGCACGGATAAATGGAAAGCGTGCACATTATCAAATTGCAGAGAGTTATGGAGATGAAACAGATGGCCAGCTTAACAAATATCCATTCTCTCCTGATGATAGATACCAGGTAAACGACCTCTACTTGGATACATGCTTGAAGGACAGAAACAGTGTCATGGGGAGTCAGTGGATCCTGAACTTCTGTTTACACAAGAAGTGGACTATTGGGCGTTGCAACAGATTTATGCATGACGATGAAGGGAAGCTGCAACTTGAAGATGTTTGCCCACATGTTTCATACAACAAAATAGGTTATCTTAAGGAACTTTGGAACATTCCTTTGGATTCATGTGTTGATGCCTCACCTTTGCTTGTCCTGAACAATGGGATGATAAACATATTTATTGGGTCCCATTCACATTTATTTCTCTGCATCGATGGTTGCAA TGGTTCAGTGAGGTGGAGTGTCAAATTGGAAGGACGTGTGGAGTGTTCTGCTGCTATTACTGGTGATTTTTCAGAG GTTGTGGTCGGATGTTATAAAGGGAAAATTTACTTTCATGATATGTTGACTGGTAAACTATCTTGGACAGTTCAAACAGATGGAGAG GTAAAAATGCAACCAGTTGTTGACAGGACAAGGAATTTAATATG GTGTGGCTCTTATGATCATCATTTATATGCACTAAATTACAAAGATCGTTGCTGTGCTTACAAAGTATCTTGTGGTGGAAGCATCTATGGTTCTCCTGCTGTGGACATG GCACACGACAGGATCTATGTTGCATGTACGAGTGGCCTTGTGACTGCAATATCCCTTGAG GTTCCATCATTCAGAATAGTTTGGCAATATGAAGCTGGGGCAGCAATTTTCAGTTCTCTTGCCATCGATCATCAAAGTGGAAATG TTGTTTGTTGCTTGGTGAACGGTCTGGTGATCACATTGAACTCACATGGCACTGTTGTCTGGAAG GCAACTGTTGGTGGTCCTATTTTTGCTGGTGCATGTGTGTCATCTGCCCTTCCTTCTCAG GTCCTGATACCTTCCCGTGATGGAAGCTTATACTCTTTTGATATT ACATCTGGCGATCTTCTTTGGTCATATGACGTCGGCGACCCAATTACTGCATCTGCTTTTGTTGATGAAGTGTTATCATCAACGCCATCTGGAGCATTAGAGAG ATTTGCTTGTATCTGCACAAGTTCTGGGAAGGTCCGTGTCCTTGGGATTAGTGCTAATGCTGCGCAGGAGAAAGATGGTTACTCTGTGCAAGAGTTTGCAGCCATGGATCTTCCTGGGGACATCTTCTCGTCACCCTTGATGGTGGGTGGGCGCATCTTTGTTGGCTGCAGAGATGATCGGCTACATTGTCTCTCAATCACCTCACAACCATAA